From the genome of candidate division KSB1 bacterium:
GCGAAGCGTTGTTCGAGAAACCGTATGCCGGTTTCGATCTGATCGCGCACGGAATATTTGGGCCGCGCGCTTTCCGGGGTGAAGCTGACAATGTTGCAATAGGTGCAGCCGCCGCGCCCCACCGTGCCGTCACGGTTGGGGCAGGTGAAGCCGGCATGCACACTGACCTTGTGCACCCGTTCGCCGAACTTCTCCTGCAGGTAGCGGCCGTAGGCGTTGTAAAGTGGCGGTGTCGTTTTGCGTGCACTCATATTGTCACGTTTTATCTGCCCGGCAAGGTTGCCACCCCGGCCGCTCCGTGGTTTGCCAGGACGGGAGCATTCGGGAGGCGCGGCGCTTTGCACTGCCATGACCGGGCCGTAGCGCAAACACGCTTGTTGCAAGGCTGCCGCTTCGCACCACGGCTAATTCCCGGAAAAAGTCTTCGCCAGTTCCCCGGCAAACAGCGAAACCGCAGAGGCGCCTTCGGCGGTCAGGAGATTGCCGTCGCGTTCGACCTTGCTGCCGGTGTAATCCGCACCGAAGTTCGCGAGTTTTTCGAATACGGAGATGTGACCGGTGACTTTTTTGCCTTTCAACAGACCGGCCGCGCCCAGCGCCACGGTGGCGCGGTCAATCGCAGCGATGGGTTTGCCCGCGCGCGCGTGGGCGCGCAAAATCTCGTGGACTTTGTAATCATACCAGTACTGGCTGGCGCCGTGGCCGCCGATCAACACCACACCGGCATAGTCCTCGGGATTGACCTGGTCGATCAGCAGGTCCGTGGCGACGGTTTCTCCGCGGCTGCCAGTCACACCATCGGGCACGGTGGAGGCCACCACCACTTTCAGACCGCGCTGTTCCAAAGCGGCGCGCGCCGTTTCGTATTCTTCCTGGCGAAAAGCATGGGACG
Proteins encoded in this window:
- a CDS encoding DJ-1/PfpI family protein; the encoded protein is MSKNGRAILFVLPSHAFRQEEYETARAALEQRGLKVVVASTVPDGVTGSRGETVATDLLIDQVNPEDYAGVVLIGGHGASQYWYDYKVHEILRAHARAGKPIAAIDRATVALGAAGLLKGKKVTGHISVFEKLANFGADYTGSKVERDGNLLTAEGASAVSLFAGELAKTFSGN